TAACAAAAAAAATCGTTGTGCGCTTATATCCAAAATATGAATATAAGCGCACAACGATTTCTTAATTGGCGATAGCCTTTTTATTCTCTTGCCTGCGAAGAATAGCTTTTCTATAACAGATTATAAATTTCTAATTAAATTAGTTCTAAGGGGTACTAGCCTATGTAATATTACGTAAATGTTGCGATACATCATGTATATTCGTGTATTTATCCTTCAACAGCCAAACCAAAAGCTGGTTGATATTCGATAGGACAAGTTACATTGTCATCAAATGTTACAATTTCAAAGTTATTAGGATCTGATAAGACCTCTCTAACCAATAAATTATTTAAAGCATGTCCTGATTTATAAGCATTAAAACGGCCTAATAAAGGATATCCAATTAAATATAAATCCCCTAGAGCATCTAATATTTTATGACGTACAAACTCATCAGCATAACGTAGGCCTTCAGCATTTAACACCCGACTCTCATCAACAACAATGGCGTTCTCCATACTACCGCCTAGTGCTAAATTATTCCGGCGTAGCGTTTCAATATCTTGTAAAAATCCAAAGGTACGCGCTTCACTCAATTGTTCTATAAAGTTTTGCGTAGAAAACTGCAGCTGAGCATGTTGGAAGTCTTTATCAAACGCAGGATGATCAAAATCAATCTCAAAGTTTAATTCAAAACCATCGTAAGGCCGTAGCTCCGCCCATTTGTCATCAACATTCACTCGGACTGGGCGCACAATTCGTAAAAACTTCTTAGGGGCATCTTGCTCATACAATCCAGCTTGCAATAGCAAGCCAACAAATGGCGAGGCACTACCATCCATAATAGGAATCTCACTCGCAGAGACACGAATCAATAGATTATCGATACCTAGTCCTGCGATGGCACTTAATAAATGCTCAACCGTACCGACACGAGTTCCACCAAACACTAGATTTGATGACATCATAGTATCTTGTACTAAAAATGCATTAGCAGGTACAGGTGCACTACCAGGAATATCAGAGCGCTCAAAGACGATTCCAGTGTCTACAGGCTGGGGGTAAAATTCTAGATCAACAGGTTCACCACTATGCAGACCGGTACCGGTTACCGTAATCGCTTTTTTTATAGTACGTTGGTTCATGGCTGTTTTCTCACATATTTTGTTACAATTACCCTAGTGTACCATTAGCTCCCTTTATTCGCTAGCAGCAAAATAGTTAAAATACCAATACTGTATATTGATAAAAATCATTATATGCTCAATTATAATAAGTTTTATTTACAAACTTAGATTAAAAAAAACGAGCTAAATGTTCAATTATCAATAATTAAATTCCTTTGAAGCCATATACAGTCTTTGTTTAACAACTTTAGATTAAGGAGATAAGCAATAAAAAAGCCAGCGCAAATACGCCGGCTTCTTAAAAGAATGGTTAGCTTTATTAAAATAAGTTTGACACTTTTTTAACTACTAATAAAAAATTTAGATACTTAAAAGTAAACCTATAAAATTTAGTAATGCAAATGTTGATTTATTTCTAAAAAGCATTTACTTATTTTGTTGGCGTTTTAAGTAATCTTGAATACTATTAGTTTTAGTCTGCGGCTGCTCTTTCACCGGTTCTGGACGAGTGACATTATCTTGGGATCTCTGCGTCTGTTTGTTAAGCGCACTGGTATGCAAGTTAGGGTCTACCGCTTGCGTACTAGTAACCGAAGGCACAGGCTGCTCTTCCACTGGCTCGCCGGCATGCTCGTCTAAAGTTAGACCGGTAGCAATAACCGTCACATGCAGATCGTCTCCCATCTTCTCATCGATAACAGAACCATAAAATATATTGGCGTCGTCAATGTCAGTAATCTCATCGACTATACCACTGATTTTACTCAACTCATCTAATGATAGCGATTCAGATGAGATCACGTTCACTAGTAAGCCTTTAGCGTTTTCTAAACGTAAATCATCGAGCAGTGGTGAGCGGATGGCCTTTTCTGTTGCTTGACGGGCACGGTCATCACCGCTTGCACGGCCAATACCCATCATTGCATGACCTTTAGCAGTCATAGCAGTACGAATATCGTTGAAGTCAATATTAATCATACCTTCGCTTGCAATGGTCTCAGCGATACCTTGAACCGCATGCAGCAAAACATCATCAGCTTTTTTGAAAGCGTCTTGCATGGAGATATTACCATAGACACTCATAAGCTTATCATTAGGAATAGTAATGATTGAATCAACAAAATTGGTCAATTGTTCAATCCCCGCTTTAGCAGACTTGATACGTTTACCCCCTTCAAACTTGAAAGGAGTAGTAACTACCGCTACGGTGAGCACTTCCATCTCTTTGGCAATACGAGCTACTACTGGAGCTGCGCCTGTACCAGTACCGCCACCCATACCAGCAGTAATAAAGACCATGTCTGAATCTTTGAGTAACTCGCGGATAGCCTCTTCTTCACTTTCCGCCGCTTCACGACCAACCTCAGGATTAGCACCCGCTCCTAAGCCACGGTTTGTTTTGGCACCTAGTTGGAGCTTGTGTGGCGCTGTTAGACGATCAAGAGCTTGCTTATCAGTGTTAGCACAGACAAAGGTCACGCCTCTAATACCTTGTTGAACCATATGCTCAACAGCGTTACCACCGCCGCCGCCAACGCCAAATACGGTAAAATGGGCTTGGCCGTTGTTATTAGCTTGAGTGTCATCGGGCATGGTGTATTTTGACATAAAAAAGGTTCTCCAGTTGCAGATAACATAATGATAGATAGGTGATGATGCACTGATCTAACGTGCTATCGCTTTACTATAATAAATTTAATTCAATAATTCTTAATAAGTTATATAAATATTTATTACTTATTATGCGCTTTATTCAATTTACATTGTTTATCTTTGCTACTATTAAAAGTTAGTGTCAGCTTCTAACTTATGCTTAGTATGCCGTAGAAAAATCTAATACTAAGATTTAATAAAGATCTTAAAGAATCTTTTTTAGTAATTGAGTAAAACGTTGACCAACCCCTTTAACACTACCTTTGACGCGACTTTGTTTTATCGCTTCAGGCTCGCTTTGCTCACTGTGACGAAACTGCTCACTTTGGCTATATAACAAAGTGCCGAAGGCAGTCTGGTAAACACGATCTTGAACTTGTAGACTTAATTGTTTAAAGGATTCATCATTATCAAAGTGATTATAAGCACTGATAGCAGGATGAGTGTTAGTCAGTACCACCGGCATTCTAAGTAGTTTTTTAGCAAAGGGTACCATCCCTTTAATAGCACTACCACCCCCTGCCAGTACCATACCGCGGTCAATATAGCTTAGCAGTTCAGCTTCATGCAAATGTTTTACTACTTCAGTAAACAGTTGCTCATAGCGTGCTTCAATAATTTGTGCCAGATTATACAAGCTAACATTAACCTCGTCACCTGTTCCTTGAGGTCTGAACAGATGAAATGCACTGGGATCAACGCTGTTAAGATCAACGGTGCCATGTGATTTTTTCAGCTTTTCAGCCTCTATCATAGAGATACCCATATCCGCTGAGATATCCATAGTCACTTCATGACTACCACGGGCTATACAATGGGTAAAAATAAGCTTGTTTTCTTTATAGACACAAATACTAGTAGTACTAGCACCTATATCTATCAGACAGACACCTTGTTGACGCTCTTCTGGCATTAAACTATATTCTGCACTAGCTACAGCATCAAAAACGATATGATCAATGCCTACATCGCAGCTCTGTAACAATTTTTGAATATTCTGGCGGCTAGCGACCGGCATCATCATCATGTGGTAAAGTACTGTAATATTATTTGCTACCATTTCGATGGCATCATCGATCATGGTAGGTTGTTCATCGATATAAATACCTTGCTGACAGCAATGCATCAAGTAGTAATCAGAGGCAAGATCCTTTGATTTCGCATTGGATAAAGCTTGTACCATATCTTTAGCACGTACCACATCATCTTCTACTGCGACGTGACCTGCGCTATTTTTACTCAGCAATTCCGGAGTAGCTAGAGTGAGCCAGACACTATGGACACGACAATTTGCGGTATCCTCTGCTTCTTGAATGGCTTGTTTAATTGCACTTTGCAGGCGCTCACGATGTTTGATCTGACCTTGATAAAAGTCACTATTTTTAACTTGCCCGACACCTATAATACGAATGTCTTTTGCAGACACAACACTACCAATCACAGCATAGACTGCGGTAGCACTTAGATGAACAACAACCAGATTTTCAGAATTTTTCATGGTACCAAACAAATTATCGCTAAATAGGAGACCATATGACGTCTCCATTAAATCATTAAAAAACCATATTTTTAAGAGGTAATACTTAAACTAGATTATCATGCCCATCGCAACCCTAAACTACTAATACAAGAGATTAATTAACCATAATACTGATGCGGACGGTTATTAAACTACTGACTACTAATTGCCGCTTCTGCTGTACTATTAACATTCCAAGCAATAGTAAAGCCATTCTTGTAGCGCAGATCTATAGACTGCATCTCATCACGGCGCTCGCTCAACTGATTGCCCAGTAGCTGACTTAGGCTCAAAAGCTTTTGAGCCGTATTTTCATTATCAACAATAACTCGTAAGCCATTGTCAAACCGTACTAACCAAGTCATGCGTGGTGTCAAAATAATGTCTTCGACCCGCAGATCTAAGGGAGCATACCAGTCATTAATTTGTTGCATTTGCTGCATAATGACTGGCGCTTGAGTTATTTCACCTTGCAAGGTGGCAAAATCATCTTGGCCCAGCTCATTACTATCCGCAGGGACAAAAACATCTCCTGAAGCATCGACGAGGCGCTCAGTACCAAAGTTTGCCACCGCCTGTTTTGGCAGTGCCGTAATCACAATACCACGCTGCCAGTCGCGGGTCACACCCACTTGATCGACCCAAGCTAAGCTAATGGCAATGTCACGTAAGGCTTGCATATCAGTAGTAAAGAAGCTGCTTATCGCCTGCTGCTCCATAGTACTTTGCAAAGTTTGATATTGAGCCGCACTGAGTCCTGACGGATCTA
This sequence is a window from Psychrobacter jeotgali. Protein-coding genes within it:
- the lpxC gene encoding UDP-3-O-acyl-N-acetylglucosamine deacetylase, whose translation is MNQRTIKKAITVTGTGLHSGEPVDLEFYPQPVDTGIVFERSDIPGSAPVPANAFLVQDTMMSSNLVFGGTRVGTVEHLLSAIAGLGIDNLLIRVSASEIPIMDGSASPFVGLLLQAGLYEQDAPKKFLRIVRPVRVNVDDKWAELRPYDGFELNFEIDFDHPAFDKDFQHAQLQFSTQNFIEQLSEARTFGFLQDIETLRRNNLALGGSMENAIVVDESRVLNAEGLRYADEFVRHKILDALGDLYLIGYPLLGRFNAYKSGHALNNLLVREVLSDPNNFEIVTFDDNVTCPIEYQPAFGLAVEG
- the ftsA gene encoding cell division protein FtsA; its protein translation is MKNSENLVVVHLSATAVYAVIGSVVSAKDIRIIGVGQVKNSDFYQGQIKHRERLQSAIKQAIQEAEDTANCRVHSVWLTLATPELLSKNSAGHVAVEDDVVRAKDMVQALSNAKSKDLASDYYLMHCCQQGIYIDEQPTMIDDAIEMVANNITVLYHMMMMPVASRQNIQKLLQSCDVGIDHIVFDAVASAEYSLMPEERQQGVCLIDIGASTTSICVYKENKLIFTHCIARGSHEVTMDISADMGISMIEAEKLKKSHGTVDLNSVDPSAFHLFRPQGTGDEVNVSLYNLAQIIEARYEQLFTEVVKHLHEAELLSYIDRGMVLAGGGSAIKGMVPFAKKLLRMPVVLTNTHPAISAYNHFDNDESFKQLSLQVQDRVYQTAFGTLLYSQSEQFRHSEQSEPEAIKQSRVKGSVKGVGQRFTQLLKKIL
- the ftsZ gene encoding cell division protein FtsZ; the protein is MSKYTMPDDTQANNNGQAHFTVFGVGGGGGNAVEHMVQQGIRGVTFVCANTDKQALDRLTAPHKLQLGAKTNRGLGAGANPEVGREAAESEEEAIRELLKDSDMVFITAGMGGGTGTGAAPVVARIAKEMEVLTVAVVTTPFKFEGGKRIKSAKAGIEQLTNFVDSIITIPNDKLMSVYGNISMQDAFKKADDVLLHAVQGIAETIASEGMINIDFNDIRTAMTAKGHAMMGIGRASGDDRARQATEKAIRSPLLDDLRLENAKGLLVNVISSESLSLDELSKISGIVDEITDIDDANIFYGSVIDEKMGDDLHVTVIATGLTLDEHAGEPVEEQPVPSVTSTQAVDPNLHTSALNKQTQRSQDNVTRPEPVKEQPQTKTNSIQDYLKRQQNK
- a CDS encoding cell division protein FtsQ/DivIB — protein: MAQTVNEVADLMSDKTRRSESRLPLPNMARYFFMALVMGLLLLILAMGGKALRDAPPAAIIVDPSGLSAAQYQTLQSTMEQQAISSFFTTDMQALRDIAISLAWVDQVGVTRDWQRGIVITALPKQAVANFGTERLVDASGDVFVPADSNELGQDDFATLQGEITQAPVIMQQMQQINDWYAPLDLRVEDIILTPRMTWLVRFDNGLRVIVDNENTAQKLLSLSQLLGNQLSERRDEMQSIDLRYKNGFTIAWNVNSTAEAAISSQ